DNA sequence from the Plasmodium brasilianum strain Bolivian I chromosome 4, whole genome shotgun sequence genome:
TATTTAAATCATCTccaataatatttatttgaattatacCTGTCTTAATAAGATTAACAGAATTACaagtacaaaatattttcagtGATTTTTGGACCTTTTTcggtataataatataagaagGGGTATAATTATAGTcgtatatttcattatttaaaacttTGACTCCACTGACTAATGTTTCTAGTTTATGTGTTTCTAGTTCTTTATCCAATCCTTCTATTTGCACTGACTCGAAGCAGTTTTGTGGAGATGTAAGGAAATTATAAGGACAACTGAACCCAACTACATCATTTTGTATAGCTTctatattacaatatattttcttcccTTCTATTAATTCTATTTCAAATTCGAAagagtctttttttttattttttttataacgtGCTGCTGGGTCATATGTCGATGTAGGGTAAGAGCTAGTTGTAGTTGTATAATGGACATCTTGAAAATCGCATCCCAAAATTTTGGTATCactctttttaataaaaatagatgcAGAACCTATTATCCCTTTAGAAGAATTTTGTTCTAAATTTTcacatgaaaaaataatattttttgatgaATCAGCATAGGGGGAAATGATAAGTTCTATTTCTCCCTTTTCAAAGAAAGaaacatttctttttttattaattagtAGAGTACCAAACAGAATATTATTTAGTCCTTCTAACATACTATTTTCATCTAATCCTAAGTTagatgtatattttaaattttcaaaattaaattttacttCACCAGATGATGATGTTGTAGTCTTTTTTGGACATATAATGGCAAATTTATCGAATGCACTTAAATCGACATTACATCTATAGACGATGATATAATTTGTGTATGTTTCCATATCGATAggattttctttaaaatcatttatttttttctttacataATTCACATACTGTTCTTTCATATGttcttttcttaattttaggTTCAAGCTAAAATGGGtaaattctttatattcTTGGTTTAAAATTAGATCTAGATAAGACTCAagtaatttttcaaaatcgatatttttttttttaattttttttttttccgtatTATTTAAAGCAATGGAATAATGATGCTCAGTAAAAtcgcatatgtatgtatccCTCAAGTAGTACGGAGTAACATCTATATAAACAATTTGTGCTGCATCATGTTTCTTCGAAGTAGATGAACGTTGTagatttttaatataaatcgTACCAACATGTTTGCTTTGAATATCTTCACAAGTGCAATAGAAatctatttcatttttggtaattttagaaataattaaaaaggtaGAAGaactatttattaaataactagtatttattactttaatatgattgaaaatattttcaatgtTTTCAGTAATTTCTTGATCCATGctacttttaatatatacattgcTGAAACAGTTACTCGgattaatttttccattaGGACAATTCAGACTAATAAtactattttcttttaattcaaTTTCACATGTATGACTTTTCTCTTTCAAATTGTATGTACCAGAGTAATAGAAAGTCTTTTTTGCATTACCAGAGAAGTCACATCCATAGAATGTTTTAtctgttatatttttcattatctttACAACagtaattcctttttttccttttttattttctataacaGTGTGTGAGTTATCACAGTATAGTTTTATCGTTATATCCTTTTTAACAATAAGGGAAGAAGCAAAAGTGAAATATCCTTTTTCTGCAAAGAGTCTGTTTCGATCGAAAATTATTACACCAGGTAATACATCCTCtagcttttttttactattcatatgtattatttcaTCATAATTATCTGggatatatttcattttttcatatttctttaaCTCTTCCTTTGTGATCCTTTCTTCGGAATAGGTAAAGCCGCTTGATGGAGTATAAAATCCTGTCCTTTGAGAAGCAAGTGCTTGCATTCTGTCCTTTATTATTCTTCCTCTATCACTTCCTAGTGCACTAGCACTATCAGATATAGTATTAGGTGGGCACTTCACTTCTACAATATTTAGGTTATCTTCTAATTCTACAAAACAAGTGTTAATGCTTAGCTGTTCGCTTGTAGGACTAAGTGagctttctttttttgtaaaatcgCAGATATGTTTCCTCCTTAGAATAGGAGTAGGTTTTCTATCAATATACTCATGACCAATTAAAAAATCTGACTCGTACAAATGATCAATTTTGGTAATAGTAGATACTCCCTTATTTGATGTGTTAAGTTCTATATGTATTTTGTTCTCTTTAACTATATTCGTTCCACCTGTTTGTACTGTACTGTTACAATAACAGAACAAACTTAGATGCCCTAAAAAACTCTGGggtatttttaaataggaTATACCTTTATCATTAGAAAAAACTTTGAAATCTTTATCCTTATCTGTTAATGGTATAAGTACATCTGACGAGTCATACATATGAGAGAAACAATCTGAAGGtgttaaaaaaagattacCATAAGAAGAACACATAACTCCAATATATTCGATTTCCCCATCACTTTGAATAATACATTCTTTACCTGAACCAGcttttatactattttttaagtaattaACTTCTGGatgatttttataaaagtaacATCCATCTATTATTTCACCTGAGGATCGTATGTAAACAGTCATGATACCATTGTTTCCTCGTagtccttttttttcagttttcCCATTAATACAACTAAATTCAATGATttgatctttttttatataaggaggtaattgaaaaatgaataatcCATTCTGTACACTATTCCGTAGTCCAGTGTACCTTTCgaatattttgttaacaTCTTCTACTGGAATAGTTGGTGGATGATCAGTTGATTCATCACGTTCCTCATCTTCTTCTCTAATggttgttatttttatatttattatatctttaaCTAAAACACCAGGTATTAAACTAGTAATAGGTGTAACATCTTGCAGgtctttatttattacatatgaGGGAGCATCCTTAGGTACATGAAacaaatttgtatatatatttctctttttaaaaagtagGCTCATTTGATCCCGAACACCTTCcttatcaattttttctgATAAATTagctatttctttttcattttctgcATCTACTAAATTACTAGGGCACTTTAGAGCAACATAATCTAAAGGATTAGGATATACATCGcacaaataatttttggGCTTTTTAAAAGTAGGTATTAATATAGATGTATTAGTCATAAAATCACATAGATGTGTCTTATATGGGTTCATAATTATCGGAggatgtataattttttcatgtatattataatcatatatttcatttggattaatatatttcacaATAACAGTCTTTACAATTTTACTTCTATCTTCTTTTCTTACACAAAAACATTCCATTGTGTATGACCTTGTTAATGTATCATTAAAAGCAGCTAGAGCTATATTTTCTTGAGTAGATGAATagataattaaattttcagCTAAAACGTTACTTAATGAAGATAATTTGCCATAGTAATATACTTCTTTAAAACAGGTATCTGGTTTTTTAACAGTATCCTGTGGACATCTAAAACCTATACTTGTATTTGACGAAGCAGTAATTTCACATGTATCCCCCTGTTGATATGCATTtaaatagttatatatactaCCTTTGTTGAAATCACAGAAGAAGGaagatttttcttttagaTCAGTCCTTAcatgcaaaaatatatttgcttCCTGATACTTTCCACGTCCATTAGGTATAGAACATTCAATGACTAGTGGATAAGGACCATGATCAATATACGAagtcataaaaaatttaaaatttggaAATTTGTCTTTTATTCcatctatatttatatgatcCGTATACAAAgcaatatttgtaaattgtTGAATAGTATAAgtgttatttaaatatttgataGTAGAAATAGGTTCGCCAGTACCTACTTGTTTACTTTTATCTAATTCACAGTTGTAtacaaaaagagaaaattcatttattgtTCTTTCACATACGTGTATAACATCATcagtattattatattcaaaattgCAAATTTTGTAAGGTatactattaaaataatcaaatttttctttatcctCTTCTAAGTATGCTACTTCCTTAATAGTTGTTGTTTCTCCTTCACCAAATgttactttcatttttttttttttgtatgtaaaGGTACAGGTAAATTCTAATTCATCATCAGAAAATTTtgaaggtaaaaaaaaaaatcgtaTCTTATAATTTGGTCTATCAAACTTTATACATTTTGCATAAGGATACTCAACTTCTAAATGTACTCTTATATCATTTTCATATACAGACTTAAAACAATCATGTGGATCTAATTCTGTATCTTCTAATTTTAACCCTAACACTCGATTTTTATAACTACCCAAATTATAATCATTTATATGTTCATCAACAATTTgctcaaaataatttttatctttcgGGTTTGTACTTACTCCTAATATCTTGCTACTACTCCTTGGTACAACTATTCGAATATGTATTAAGTCttcaaatttatatgtttcaTCTATTTCATAATTAGCACATGATATTAAAATTGTACCTGTCCTACGAGAATAAGATGGTATTATCAATTCGACCATACCTTTAGATAATTCATTCTTTAAACCCCAGTTAGCTTCAtctacataaaaaataacaggGTATTCCTCTTCTGTTAATATTTCCCCCTTACCATCTtgaaacattttatttaaagcATCAGTGGGTCTTGTAATAATATGAGAGTAATTTAAAGATGGCTTATTACATATTACAACCACTCTATGTAATTTCTCTGGTGAAGatacaaatatttcatttttaccattgttcttttttactCCTCCAGCGAAATAATCATGTAAGTTCACTATAGTtgtatttttctcttctctTTTCACATATGGTTCTAGCTCCGGATTCCCGTCTTCCACTGCTAGCTTCCTAATATTCCTACCCTTGAAGAGACTCAGCGTGCTGCATTTTTTATCTAGTATGTTTTCTCTATCAAACGAGTTGAAGTGATGACTGCAACAATTACTACTGCTACCACTACAGAAACAACTGCCGCTACATCTGCATCCATTGCTACAACTACAATTGTAGTTGCCCTCATTGATACAATAACAGTAACGGTAATGATCAAAGCCACTCCTTCTCTTCCTCAGTTCTTGAAACAAGTAGGTGTACAactcatatatgtatttgtttaTGTGTCTGGACACATGGACCATGTACTTATACACCATTTGTCTTATGTTTCCGCTCATCGAGTACTCCCCATCTCTATACTCACCCTTGTCTATACCTTCTGCACTGCAACTGCCACTACAGTTGGGTGAAAATATTGTGTCCTTCTCACCTCCTCCTTTGAAGTTGTAAAGAACTCCTCTTTTCCATAAATATCTTGCATGGTCATAATTTACAAGCACAAAGATGAAAATGCTATAAATGCAAAAGtagcatattattttttttttacgcaTTTTTTGCGCTAACTATGTTTCCTATATTGCACTGTGTTATGTTCTGCTGTGCTCTGCTTAACTGTGTTATGCTGCACTATATCGTACTATATTTCAGCGTATTGTAgagtgctttttttttttttttctttttttttttttctccctgAACACTCTTGTTAATTCACATGAGGTGCAAACGTTTTTCTCCTTCGCCCTTATGGTACTCTATATTTGGCGTTTCAATGTTTAAATGTTTACACTTTCGTAATTCTGCAATATTGCAATTTTTCCAATTTACGGATTTGAGCAGTTAATGCACATGAGCGAATTTCTCATTCCTTATTATATGTGCTCTCGCTCAAATGCAAACAAATATCTGATTTTGCAAAGTGTGCAGCTGTGTTCATAAgatacattaatttttttttttattttagctagctagaaaaaaaattcctcCTCCCTTTTTATGAGTATCATAACGGATCACATCTAACGATTGTTCCGGTTTGCTTTTGACGTGATTTCACTATTTATTCTCTATGTTGTTCTTCTTGCTATTATTCACAGTTGTCTATCGGCAAATAACACATTCCTTTTTACTCTCTAAAATGGACAAtacgtatttttatttttatttttttttatttttttttatttttttttttttagcttattttatatggactttgttttgtatattttccCATATATGGGAGGCACAATATTAGGTATTTTAGTATAGCGAAAATGACAAATACATGTACAGAATGAATaaacgtatatgtatacatatatataatatatatatatatatatattatatatatatatattgcatgTGTTAAGCAcgctaatttttttctcctcAGGCTTTTCTCACACacgcatatgcatatatatagaagAACTTGCACAGTTTgcaaatagaaaatataaattctaCAGCGACATTTCTgcttgtaaaaaaaaaaaaaaaaaaaaaaaaattataaaacctTAGCATGTGCTATAATCCTTGTCTTTTCtctgttaatatatatatatatttatccatataattttttcctattccaatatgttatatattggAGCATATTTATGATCACAACATTCGGTTATGTCTTAGAAGAGCTTTCTATTATTTCATCATAGTGGacaaaagaggaaaaaaaaaaaaaaaattgaaggtAAGGAATATATTTCCTATCCCTCTTttcacataaaaatatttaagaaaactTCTCCGTAATTTGAGTTAGtgcaattttaattttagaaGTTACCGattaattaatatcattaataaaaatagcattCTCTATAGCTattgtacttttttaatttattttttcctatttttttatgtctcTTTGTTTTATTGATGGGTGCAAAACTGGAAAATTCCACAATTTGCTCTGCgtttataaaacaaatatatttaagaatgtacgtatatttacacatatatgcacacatatatatacgagcatgtatatgtacacatgtacaaACGACGTGTTAGCTTTCAAGCTGCTtcaatgttttattttccgCATGCAAAGTAAGGACTGCACGTGGaaacaattaaatatttatacacaaaaaaaaaaaatatttcataactTGTTAAAAAGTTAATACTACAATGTTCATGCACACATGTACGCATGTTCACTAGGGAGCAATTCTACAATATAGTCCATTTaccatttttgaaaaaaagtcGCTTTAAGGTCTCTTTGATGGTTATGTTTACCTATTGGTCGGCTGCTGCATATCTTCTGTGAAATGTTTTGATATAgataaggataaaaaaaatatggctATATAAATCCAGTATTTACGTATAAAGGATAAgggtttttctttttctttctcttgttcattttctttattttttggttttACATTGCCCTctgctttttttaaattatgtaagTCAATGGACACTGATACTGAAGAAACTTTAACCATAAACAACTCCGAGAATATATGAATGTTTTCATCATTATGCTGTTTATGTGTTCTATAATTAAACACATAtggtatataattattatttaatcctACTAAAAGTGCAAAGTTGTCAACATTATGAACTTTGCTTTTATCAGCATATGTCTGTATACATGTTTGTTGCTTTGTATCATAGCATAACtgaaataaaacataatcgAATTTCCcttcctttaatttttcaataagttttcttttttcctctaCATGCGTATTTgatgtattaaatatttgatttttgtttaatataaatgttcCTATATTATTCcattctttataatttttattatctaacGAATACGAATTTATTTGATAATTTAATTGAATTAGGTTTTTACTGCACAGTGCAGAAGTTATAAACAgctgataaaataaaagaaaaatggtTTTTCTACctcccattttttttattttctcaatAATTCCATAAAATTATCAAGGATTATAcgaatattacaaatattttgaataccGTCAATAATGccaattttatgaatatattatgaatttcCTTTTGGGCGAAGGTTATATCAAGTGGGCTTAATTGTTTTCTCTCCTCTCATATTTACATGTAAAATTTTAcgtaaaattgtaaaaaaagaacaaaaactttacatataaaatgtacatgtacgtaATAAAATATCGCGGAATTTTTCTGAGTTGTTCAGAAAAAGTTTTagaaaatacaataataaaaaaaaaataaaatgaaatgaaaaaaaaaaagaaaagaaatgttttctttttaagtGTATGCGTACAGTATTGTAAAATTTACCTGCACGGTACAGGAAAAACGGTAacgcgaaaaaaaaaaaaaaaaactaatatatcttattgaaaattaatatatatgtatatgtatatatatatatatatatttacttatttatatatatatatatttacttattatatatatatatatatttacttatttatatatatatatatttacttatttatatatatatatttacttatttatatatatatatttacttatttatatatatatatttacttatttatatatatatatttacttatttatatatatatatttacttatttatatatcccTATTTGCTTAAGTTCGTGATACCAAATCACATGCTGTTCGCAAATATggcatatttatatgtagaATTTGATTAACAGTTGAAATACGCctaatgatgaaaataaattttacaatgtttgttatttttaaattatacacTTAAAGAAGCGCTTGAAGTTGCTGactatttctctttttatacatatatatatacggaTACAAATGAATACATTtggtgcatatatattaatatgtatacatatgtctGTAATATATACACTTGACATATATACGAATGcgcatataattatgtaaggATGCCTCagagaaaaagaagtaaTCCTTTTACgtgaatttttaatatttacttGCTCCTACAAGAAAGGTATAACATGGCACAAAATCCATGGTATGTAAAGAAGTCAAAAGCGTTAAGAACGAACAAGTTGGAAAAGATCATTAACAAGTTCAATGAAGGTTAAATTTTGAGCCGAAAAAGAAAGGAGAGCATACACATTTtgtgtgtatacatacatacgtacatcgGTTTAACGATAAGTAGTTCAccctaaattttttttttttttttttttttctctattaaATAGTTCATCTCTACAAACACTGTTGCAAtcatttcatttcttttccttttttttttttttcttttatttttgtttcaaGAATATTACCACTTAATGTACATACCCAAATTTAAGTCTATAAGAAGTACACTGCTAGGAATTTTTGATAACTCAGATctaataattgaaaaaaaaacatttaatataGTAAGCATAAggtaagaaatattttttcctttaaaaatttactacgtgtacatattttAGACTCACTTGATTACTGgtatttttttccctctcatatatattcattttaattttttatatattcaaatagtTGCATAGCTCAGATACCACCACAATCTTTAAATAACGCAAAGGATGGCataagtatttatttatccaaatttatgttaaagtaattagtaaaaaaataagaaacatTTTACATTACAttgattaaatatatatatatatatgtgaattaTAGAAGTGTTATTGTCGTAGTATAATACTGCTGATCTTACTAATGTAAGAATtgtttactctttttttttttttttttttttttttaaatatttagagTAAACCACGATGTAGAAGGATTTAGCTTGTGCTTCACagatattaaattaaagGAGAAGGAACCGAAAATTATTAGCGGTGATTCATCAgttatgtttttaaaaattagttTTAAGCTTTTAAACTTGGTTTTAAAGGAAAACAGCAGAATAAGT
Encoded proteins:
- a CDS encoding 6-cysteine protein P230p produces the protein MRKKKIICYFCIYSIFIFVLVNYDHARYLWKRGVLYNFKGGGEKDTIFSPNCSGSCSAEGIDKGEYRDGEYSMSGNIRQMVYKYMVHVSRHINKYIYELYTYLFQELRKRRSGFDHYRYCYCINEGNYNCSCSNGCRCSGSCFCSGSSSNCCSHHFNSFDRENILDKKCSTLSLFKGRNIRKLAVEDGNPELEPYVKREEKNTTIVNLHDYFAGGVKKNNGKNEIFVSSPEKLHRVVVICNKPSLNYSHIITRPTDALNKMFQDGKGEILTEEEYPVIFYVDEANWGLKNELSKGMVELIIPSYSRRTGTILISCANYEIDETYKFEDLIHIRIVVPRSSSKILGVSTNPKDKNYFEQIVDEHINDYNLGSYKNRVLGLKLEDTELDPHDCFKSVYENDIRVHLEVEYPYAKCIKFDRPNYKIRFFFLPSKFSDDELEFTCTFTYKKKKMKVTFGEGETTTIKEVAYLEEDKEKFDYFNSIPYKICNFEYNNTDDVIHVCERTINEFSLFVYNCELDKSKQVGTGEPISTIKYLNNTYTIQQFTNIALYTDHINIDGIKDKFPNFKFFMTSYIDHGPYPLVIECSIPNGRGKYQEANIFLHVRTDLKEKSSFFCDFNKGSIYNYLNAYQQGDTCEITASSNTSIGFRCPQDTVKKPDTCFKEVYYYGKLSSLSNVLAENLIIYSSTQENIALAAFNDTLTRSYTMECFCVRKEDRSKIVKTVIVKYINPNEIYDYNIHEKIIHPPIIMNPYKTHLCDFMTNTSILIPTFKKPKNYLCDVYPNPLDYVALKCPSNLVDAENEKEIANLSEKIDKEGVRDQMSLLFKKRNIYTNLFHVPKDAPSYVINKDLQDVTPITSLIPGVLVKDIINIKITTIREEDEERDESTDHPPTIPVEDVNKIFERYTGLRNSVQNGLFIFQLPPYIKKDQIIEFSCINGKTEKKGLRGNNGIMTVYIRSSGEIIDGCYFYKNHPEVNYLKNSIKAGSGKECIIQSDGEIEYIGVMCSSYGNLFLTPSDCFSHMYDSSDVLIPLTDKDKDFKVFSNDKGISYLKIPQSFLGHLSLFCYCNSTVQTGGTNIVKENKIHIELNTSNKGVSTITKIDHLYESDFLIGHEYIDRKPTPILRRKHICDFTKKESSLSPTSEQLSINTCFVELEDNLNIVEVKCPPNTISDSASALGSDRGRIIKDRMQALASQRTGFYTPSSGFTYSEERITKEELKKYEKMKYIPDNYDEIIHMNSKKKLEDVLPGVIIFDRNRLFAEKGYFTFASSLIVKKDITIKLYCDNSHTVIENKKGKKGITVVKIMKNITDKTFYGCDFSGNAKKTFYYSGTYNLKEKSHTCEIELKENSIISLNCPNGKINPSNCFSNVYIKSSMDQEITENIENIFNHIKVINTSYLINSSSTFLIISKITKNEIDFYCTCEDIQSKHVGTIYIKNLQRSSTSKKHDAAQIVYIDVTPYYLRDTYICDFTEHHYSIALNNTEKKKIKKKNIDFEKLLESYLDLILNQEYKEFTHFSLNLKLRKEHMKEQYVNYVKKKINDFKENPIDMETYTNYIIVYRCNVDLSAFDKFAIICPKKTTTSSSGEVKFNFENLKYTSNLGLDENSMLEGLNNILFGTLLINKKRNVSFFEKGEIELIISPYADSSKNIIFSCENLEQNSSKGIIGSASIFIKKSDTKILGCDFQDVHYTTTTSSYPTSTYDPAARYKKNKKKDSFEFEIELIEGKKIYCNIEAIQNDVVGFSCPYNFLTSPQNCFESVQIEGLDKELETHKLETLVSGVKVLNNEIYDYNYTPSYIIIPKKVQKSLKIFCTCNSVNLIKTGIIQINIIGDDLNNWFKKEINHNIYAFQKMSYFYDFSSGALNISSENVLNISTLSLQSHRGMLNMQEITNEHVTDEIKKRSKINLIPNYPSYDRDYITNGSYNYHTLKGKEQGGVYTGALNKGMILQERALEGAEEEEEEEEDREGSLDAVRGQGEENILNPLRTKHVFEITIAASEFSIIKVVCPLRNALQFRQSKISPENFFEHVYVLEDKHKKKRKRSYAENEKFITELVQGGGDVSKASVEDRSNIGSKSRNTEEPEEIKGETKVEYDEMGNKIITSVTSKKPKATLEDAEKLYEESDMDNRDILIIKSIEEVISFVNYEREISDNTYSGILYLSPLLLNEASFFITCDNSLTLNESKRGKTGIVKINVNPNFLKMHGCDFVGDYSTHFYFSAKWNSLPKDYVCEIKVEDDSIVGLACPAHTKMHPSDCFQSVIKDDEVYKKEMLIEEKYSFFYKKNNKPLLSFIQIKQVYSDHFICKCYENENGQSKEVTIKVLYEPYTMGRPKNFFQKAIIKYKNFDLHTLLNKKMSDFAEILLPVQENEQLHRKSSSYAETLEYVFTD
- a CDS encoding protein P22, with protein sequence MGGRKTIFLLFYQLFITSALCSKNLIQLNYQINSYSLDNKNYKEWNNIGTFILNKNQIFNTSNTHVEEKRKLIEKLKEGKFDYVLFQLCYDTKQQTCIQTYADKSKVHNVDNFALLVGLNNNYIPYVFNYRTHKQHNDENIHIFSELFMVKVSSVSVSIDLHNLKKAEGNVKPKNKENEQEKEKEKPLSFIRKYWIYIAIFFLSLSISKHFTEDMQQPTNR
- a CDS encoding SHS2 domain-containing protein; its protein translation is MAQNPWYVKKSKALRTNKLEKIINKFNEEYYHLMYIPKFKSIRSTLLGIFDNSDLIIEKKTFNIVSISCIAQIPPQSLNNAKDGISIYLSKFMLKVNHDVEGFSLCFTDIKLKEKEPKIISGDSSVMFLKISFKLLNLVLKENSRIKVKINKIEPSKIYLNFFHIIEATYFEEMLKYFRYDHKSNTFRRDNKIYSINDVMNFTIKNVTSSDTGSNVKLIGHI